One Alnus glutinosa chromosome 3, dhAlnGlut1.1, whole genome shotgun sequence genomic region harbors:
- the LOC133864388 gene encoding BTB/POZ domain-containing protein At3g49900 — protein sequence MRAWKHLGVVETIHEEKEYESSSTSPSLSPSISSPPTPLHTKVQAWSLAWGKKADILIRVHGRCFHLHKDALTSRSAYLKREIAGISEFTLSPPLKITAETFALVADFCYGTNIVITPFNVAALRTAAELLGMTGSDGEGEENLLQITETYFHRIIAVNREYASIVFRSCLSLLPEAETTAYLVSRCVEALSSVEDNGKGRGNVACFDDGIPMTPEDFIIVAESMHRRLTSHDVLYRTVNLYFKGCSGKLTEEQKTHICNSIDCNKLSPPLLLEAVQNPTMPLRFMVQAMFVEQLNTRRSILSATDSSQPRCRQPQRIILSSNKVEDSPTITLGAILQRETAARQAAHLKAAMDATSSRIVSLEKELSVMKKLLNESETQRISIMESARSASFHYGSQNKIERGERRSASSVSLRFCVRGERVGEGSSSSLETPRTRKNMRRRLMDGLKTAFRASKNRFESSKSSRVDEDEYAEVTFT from the exons ATGAGGGCTTGGAAGCATCTGGGAGTGGTGGAGACCATacatgaagaaaaagaatacgAATCCTCCTCCACCTCCCCTTCTCTCTCCCCTTCCATCTCTTCTCCTCCCACACCTCTCCATACCAAAGTACAGGCATG GTCGCTAGCATGGGGGAAGAAGGCAGACATCTTGATACGCGTTCATGGAAGGTGTTTTCATCTGCACAAG GATGCTCTGACATCAAGAAGCGCCTACCTAAAACGGGAAATAGCGGGAATCTCGGAGTTTACACTATCTCCACCGTTAAAAATAACGGCCGAAACGTTCGCTCTCGTAGCGGACTTCTGCTACGGGACCAACATCGTCATAACGCCGTTCAACGTCGCGGCTCTCAGAACGGCAGCTGAGTTGCTGGGAATGACGGGGTCTGACGGCGAAGGCGAGGAGAACCTGCTGCAGATAACGGAGACCTACTTCCATCGGATTATTGCCGTTAACCGAGAGTACGCGTCGATAGTGTTCCGCTCGTGCCTTTCTCTGCTTCCCGAGGCCGAAACGACGGCGTATCTCGTGAGCCGGTGTGTTGAGGCATTGAGTTCGGTGGAGGATAACGGTAAAGGCCGCGGCAATGTCGCTTGTTTTGATGACGGTATACCGATGACCCCCGAGGATTTCATAATAGTCGCCGAGTCCATGCACCGCCGATTAACGAGCCATGACGTTCTTTATAGGACCGTTAATCTTTATTTCAAG GGATGTAGTGGGAAGCTTACAGAGGAGCAGAAGACCCATATATGCAATTCCATTGACTGTAACAAGCTCTCGCCTCCACTCCTCTTAGAGGCAGTGCAAAACCCTACAATGCCACTGAGATTCATGGTCCAAGCCATGTTTGTGGAGCAGCTCAACACCCGGCGCTCTATTTTGTCCGCCACTGACAGCAGCCAACCTCGGTGCAGGCAGCCGCAACGGATCATCCTCAGCAGCAATAAAGTCGAGGACAGCCCCACAATTACCCTAGGCGCGATCCTTCAGCGTGAAACGGCGGCTCGCCAGGCTGCTCATCTCAAGGCCGCAATGGACGCCACCAGCTCCCGCATCGTGAGCCTGGAGAAAGAGCTGAGCGTCATGAAGAAGCTCTTGAACGAGTCTGAGACGCAGAGAATTAGCATAATGGAGTCCGCTCGGTCTGCGAGCTTCCATTACGGCTCACAGAATAAGATAGAAAGAGGTGAGAGACGATCGGCTTCCTCGGTGAGCTTGCGGTTTTGCGTGAGAGGAGAAAGAGTAGGAGAAGGGTCTTCGTCGTCCTTGGAGACtccaagaacaagaaagaataTGAGACGAAGGTTGATGGATGGCTTAAAGACTGCGTTTCGGGCATCCAAGAACAGGTTTGAGAGTAGTAAGTCAAGCAGGGTGGACGAAGATGAATATGCGGAGGTTACTTTCACATAG
- the LOC133864476 gene encoding large ribosomal subunit protein uL24z-like, translated as MKYNKRVTSSRRKNRKAHFTAPSSVRRVLMSAPLSGDLRSKYNVRSMPVRKDDEVQVVRGTYKGREGKVVQVYRRKWVIHIERITREKVNGSTVNVGINPSKVLITKLRLDKDRKSLLDRKAKGRAAADKDKGSKFTAEDIMQTVD; from the coding sequence ATGAAGTACAACAAGAGAGTGACGAGCTCCAGGCGGAAGAACAGGAAGGCGCACTTCACAGCGCCGTCAAGCGTTCGGCGGGTGCTGATGAGCGCGCCACTCTCGGGCGATCTGCGCAGCAAGTACAACGTGCGGTCGATGCCGGTGCGCAAGGACGATGAGGTCCAGGTGGTGCGTGGAACCTACAAGGGCCGCGAGGGCAAGGTGGTCCAGGTGTACCGCCGCAAGTGGGTCATCCACATCGAGCGGATCACCCGTGAGAAGGTCAATGGATCCACCGTCAACGTCGGCATCAACCCGTCCAAGGTTCTCATCACCAAACTCCGCCTCGACAAGGACCGCAAGTCCCTGCTTGACCGCAAGGCCAAGGGCCGCGCCGCCGCCGACAAGGACAAAGGCTCCAAGTTCACCGCTGAAGATATCATGCAGACCGTCGATTAA
- the LOC133864662 gene encoding large ribosomal subunit protein uL24z has protein sequence MKYNKRVTSSRRKNRKAHFTAPSSVRRVLMSAPLSGDLRSKYNVRSMPVRKDDEVQVVRGTYKGREGKVVQVYRRKWVIHIERITREKVNGSTVNVGINPSKVLITKLRLDKDRKSLLDRKAKGRAAADKEKGSKFTAEDIMQTVD, from the coding sequence ATGAAGTACAACAAGAGAGTGACGAGCTCCAGGCGGAAGAACAGGAAGGCGCACTTCACAGCGCCGTCAAGCGTTCGGCGCGTCCTGATGAGCGCGCCACTCTCGGGCGATCTACGCAGCAAGTACAACGTGCGGTCGATGCCGGTGCGCAAGGACGATGAGGTCCAGGTGGTGCGTGGAACCTACAAGGGCCGCGAGGGCAAGGTGGTCCAGGTGTACCGCCGCAAGTGGGTCATCCACATCGAGCGGATCACCCGTGAGAAGGTCAATGGATCCACCGTCAACGTCGGCATCAACCCGTCCAAGGTTCTCATCACCAAACTCCGCCTCGACAAGGACCGCAAGTCCCTGCTTGACCGCAAGGCCAAGGGCCGCGCCGCCGCCGACAAGGAGAAAGGCTCCAAGTTCACCGCTGAAGATATCATGCAGACCGTCGATTAA